The DNA segment GGTTTCGTCGTACCTGAGATCATATGGTCTTGGCTTGTTAAAGCCTCTTTTCCCTTGAAATCACTTATTACCAACATACCACCAGTAACTGAAATCACAATACGCTCTCACAATGCACAAAACATAATCCTTCAGAAATAGTTTCCTCAGTCACTTCATGCCTAGAATAAAGAAGTGTTAATTAAAAAACCCCGTCATTGACAAAAAacatcctcagcaacaaaacGTTTAGCCATTTCTGAGACGGAAAGTTGCATAACAAACTGCATTTTTGGGGTATATTTTCCAACCTTAGCTTCTTTGTATACGGATCAGATTCACCCTGATTATCTATGACATACAGGATGATACAAAATTCGATGCTCCACCACTATTTTCCAAACCTTACCTACCAGTTggaaaaaatctcaatttttgttaatAACGAAAAGGGAAGCACCATAtaagaggctacggttttcactacTCTCTGTTTCTCTTGGAATAAACTCGGAAATTTATCATTAAGAATTATTTTTCCTTCTTCAATCACATTCTTTCTTGACTTCCTTTGACTACGCCAATGTTTCTTCAATGTTTGGAAGTTTTTCTCAAGCCCACTTCTCCCATTTTTTAACCCACACGGAAACAATTTCGGCAGTCTTCTTGGACAAATTAGGTAGCGTCCACCTCATACGTCAAGTTGTTCCTCATTCCTTGATATTGAATAGAAACCTATCACCTATCGTCCTATCCGATATCAATTCAATGCATCGAGATTTCATTAGAATATGTATATTCGCGAAGCCGCAAGGTCTCATTCAAATGATCCATTGAATTCCTTCACAGTGATTATAccgatattttatttatttcgataaATATGGAAATGATTTCTTCATTGATAATCTACGCGACAGTTCGACACAATTTGTACATCACTGCGGCCGTAATAATCGTCCCATTAATCTGATCGTTTTACAACATCGTTTACGCATAATTGTTTAGCCTAActagatttgaaaaaattttcctttCTTCATCTGCGCGACCTTGTGATGTGGTCTAAGATTTCCGAGTGGGTTGTAGGCAAGTTAAGCAATTTGTTCTACCGACTTAAACCTACTTGTATGAGCTGTTAGATATTGCACTAGACAAGTATTATTAGCAGAAATATTCATATACTTAATTTACTATAACAATGCCCGGTTTTTCGATTTCCACGGCAATTTTTCTATGAGTAGAAATAAGCATCATTCATCGCTTGAAAAACGGCCATTACTGCCAAAAAAATTCACAACTTTTGAAGACTTGAATACGATGTGAAATTCTGACTCTAGCAACGAAGCTTCACTAGTTATTCGTTGTCTTTCCTATATTGAGAATTGTTATGGGTCCCAAACACGCTAACACCAGCGTATAGCCAAAATTTTGTTCAGTTAACGAAGGCTCAATAACTGCAAATAACTAGCTAAAAGATTTTTGTTGATATTGTTACCAAAGCAAATTCAGTGATACTTTTTTCTAGCAAGCAAGTTGAAGAAGTTATTCTTTTCAGATGTAACACTTCTAACATCTTTCCACTTCTCATTCTATATAACTGCCAGTTTTCATGCATAAtccctttaagcttaaagcttcctttagtgtaaTTTTTAGTAGGACTAAATGAAggtttaaaattaaagggagtttaacggccagtttcataatcaaacttagaGCCCCTTTAATTTCAAAGCTAAAGCCTAAATATTccactaaaggaagcttcaagcttGAAGGGACTTCAAATTTGAAGATGAAACTGATAGCCGTAAGTTATTTTGAATTCAAGGCTCCTTCGCCATTTAGTATCGTCATAGTTCCATttaataatttctttttctGTCTACATCATGGTGCAAGGTGTTCTTTAAAGGTAAATTTGaagattatttatttaatcTGGAGCATCATCACCATTCGCTTCGCAAATGTTTTATTCCCTTATTAACTCTCTCCCTCTGTGTGTGAGATtattttttatacagggtgtaaatgaatatagTTGTGAGAAAATTTAAGGACTGATTCCTTATCTAGCAATTTCTAATCTTTTCTTAGGATAGATATTCATGACTCTGGGCTCATATGATATAAACGTAACAATACAAGCTGTATTTCtgaggcccggttgttcagtccGATTTCAACGTTAATCCTAATTCAACCTGACAAAATTGAACTGTCAGAATAAATCTGTTATTCACTTAAAACTCGGCAACAGTCGTTAATGATTGTAAATCACCATCCcaatgaaaatttatttcaatttgtaCAAAACTTGATAGACTTTTCCATATCGTTAGGTGTTCGACATGGACCATAGCTTCACCCAATGTGCTCATTAAAAATCTTATTTGTTTTGCTCCTCCCAAAATTCGCCACAAGTTTAGTCACGAATTTTAATTATAGAAGGTGAAATATCGGGATTTTCTACGAACAGGAATAACCAAGTAGTGTCACCCGAACTTCTAACTTTATTTTTGGATGCACTTTAAGCAGAATTATTTCCGGTCTACAGATACAGATATTCTTTCATGTATTACGAAAATCCTGCAACTGCTAACCCAGTTTCGGATTGCAAGTGGTCGCCAAAATGTTCGAAAAGGGAGTTGAATATCCTCACCTTATGAACGGGGTAGTTCACTGAAGGAGAAGTATGATATTTGAAGGGATTTGGAGAGAATAGAATATTTTGGAAACCTGGCATTCGAAAATCGTCAAAACAGCGAGAAAAAACAAAGTGATTTGATTTTACATGAACGCAGTAATATTTCCAAATCTTGTCTTATCAGTGATTACAGAAAGCCATTAgataattaataaatattgtAGTCGTGTATGTTAACTGTTAACTGATGAGTTCTCAGGTGTCAAACATGAAATTATTACTACGAATTTACTGCCCCACCAAAAGAGAATTGGAACATTTGCTTCCAATAAATGTCAAGTTCCACTATATTTTCTTTATGACTTACGACAGGGTGCCACACAGAAATAACCAGACCAACAGAAATAGTATTCTAACATTCGCTTGTAACTCGTTCAGGTATTAAAACATTTAAATGGtataatttccttttttttttggatttttcataATCGGTCTTCCTAAAATTTCAAGAAAGAAGATGAAATCCCTCTTTCAATTCAATGATATATTATGGTATTGAACTCTTAAGTTGAATGACTTTAAGAAATGAATCTTCCAATTACTTAGTAGTAACTAACTAGTAAGAAAATTGGATAGTTTGTTGCTCATACCAAGACATGAGTCATTCCTCATAAATTATTTCAAGAAActttaaatgaaaatatcattGTTCAATTTGCTCTTCACCCCCTGCCAAATCTATATCACCGATGAAACTTTTCTTTTTCTGCATAAATTTGAGAAGTATTCTTTCTGCTTTATCCATCTAATTATATATTTAAAATGTCTTCCTTTCGGATTCATAAGTTTTTCTTACTTTCAATTCATGCGCATTTataatagaaaaaatttataagaattGTTAATCAAACCGTACAGTATATTTAATACTTATTAACATCAGTGAATCTTCCATGAATATTCTTGTATCAATGGTACAAAATCCACTCGAAAAACTAATAACATTAACTTCGCAATAACAATCGCAATATTTCGATCTTCTCaagcagatatttcaacatcaGAAGGATCTCCCAGATGCACAGCGAACCCTACCTGCGTCCAAAGAAACCGCATCCAGGATCACGAGGCACCCCAAAAACGTCAACAAGCCCGCGAAGAACCCCTTCATGGTGAGGCGCACAACACACCACTTTAACACGACATATAGGACAACGGAAAGGCTCCAAGCTGGTGCACACGGCCGTCTTCTTCTACGAGCACTGTGTAGACAAGAAACCGAGAGCACCAGGTCTGTCCTGTGTGTGTATGTGTGATAGTGGGTTTCAAGTCGTTCGACTCGAATCAGTTTCGTCATACGCAAATCCTTATTTGTCTCTTTCAAATTGCTCGGACTTTTGTCCGAAGATTTATGTGTCTGGGGGTGTTGTAATAGACGAAACGGTAGATCTGAGATCTTATTTGTGTGTATTTGGGTATTGATGGCTGTCACCTTAAGATGATCAGGATTTATTGAAGTATTTGGTGTTTTGGTCAAATCAGGATTGAATTCACGTCATCCAAGAATAATGAATAGGAATATTCCTAACAGGGTCACTCTTTCGTGGGTGCTCATCTGATGCTGATActtatttgaatttctcatGCGAAGTTAATGCGTTTTCAGATGTATGTATTTTTCCATCTCTATCAgggggcctgttccgatattgctgctagtactggcccgcaatcgaataacaatagaactcgaacgactgggccaataggcatcgtttctgaaatactgacagtactgttcaggaatatcggaacagacggtatagcatcgaactgaaatccaacatatgcatctcaattcgaaaactatgtagagTTTCAACATTTGgctcaaattgatccaacagttccttggaaattgatatcatactttgtcgaatcgaccactgaaatctccatttctaACGATAGTATCAAACTGAAACTCAGCATATGccttttcagttttttgatGAATGACAGAGGAATGATTTAACCCAAATTCTGGAAAGGGTTGCCCATTGAGAAAAAATTGATTGGAAGACTTTTCTCTAAATTTTCGAAGATATGAGAAGCAATAACGGATCTTCTTCAGGTAAACTCTGGAAGTTTCTCTAGAGAGACTAAAGAGTTATATTTTAATGTGGATGCCTGATGCTTACAAATGTTGAAGAAATCAACTGGTGGAGGTACATATATATACAAGGTACCTATACTGGAAACTGGAATAGTCTGAAAAGTTTTGGACCTAAtttaactaaaaataaaaaagttggaCTAACTTTCGATTTACAGAGTGTCAAAGATGAATGTGAAGCTCACTGGTTAGAATTTTTAAGAATTTCGTGAAGCCTATACCTATTTTCGTTTTGTGCTTCTATAATAGAAGGATGAACAAAGATAGTTTCAACTCGATCAGTTTTAAACCATCCATTTTCTTATGAGAATTGCGGAGTTAATTCAGCCTGAATGAACTTTTCCAATCTTGATTGAAATTGACATTTTTTCTATGTGTTTATTCGATCATTGAGATACCTTAACTCCTTTATTAAAGTTTGGATAGCATTTTTTAGAAAAGGAAACTAAGAGAATTTCCTTTGGGGAGAGATCGTGTGTGTGAAGTGATTGGCCAAGCAGTTCAAAACCTAAATTTTGGATTTTCCTATTCTCCATGATAAACTCTTCGtgttaaaatgtttttttctgcaATTGCTGCCTCAGCTTATCGAGTGATTATGAGTATTGTATGTTTCTGTAAAATTTGCACAAACATTAGAAACGTTATTGCCAATTATATGTTTCCAACTTGATCAGatttgtatttttgaaaaattttcctcGCGAGAAACCAAGCAGCGCTTTGTGTGTTCAGTGGAAAACGACTCTGTTTATAAATTAGAAGAAGCGCATGACTTCGCACCATCagtgtttttatttttataattaggaTGATTCACATTGATTGAATTCATGTATGTGCTTTCTCTATaaattcttcagtttttcagtgaaaattttatttctcaCGAAAGTTACCTACACTTTTTTTTCATGtacgagaaatgaaaaaatggaattaaaaaaattactctACCAACTCGAAGCACGATAAAATAGGTTGAGACAGTCCATTGAACTTAAAACATTTATGGATCATTTAGGTAATATGTATAGTCTACTTatgcaataaaaaatttgttCCAATTGGCTTTTACGGGATGACTGAGATATACGAATTCAGTCGTAACATTTGATTAGTAATAGTCATTAAAGTTATTTCCCTTTCTCGCTATTCTATCGCACCTATTCGGGCAAAGCATTTCCATGGGTTCAAATTAGGTCCCAAACTATGAGCAATACAAAGGCATAATTTGAAGTGAAGTCTTTTTCGCGCCTACTATTTGTCTCATCATTGATAACATTAGAAATAATAGGTAAACCTTTCAGAAACCATTATAAAAAATCTATAAACACTGAAATTTTATACAATTCCTCAGCAGATGGGATTTTATGCAAGGAGTATTttggtttattatttccaataatcCAATGATGAATCTTATTGGAACCAAACTGTACCTACATATTTTGAGACTGCATATAAAACCGAATGAAACATTCGCCCTCATAATCATAATTGAGAGCGCGTCACTTTGAACAAAAGCTTAAAGGAAAAATAAATAGAAGCCCAGAAAGTATAACATCAACATTTTTATGTTCCTTCCTTCTATCACAACCTATTTTCAGAACGAGAAAAGAATAAATTGGTCACCCACTAGAGCTAAATTGGTGCGGAGATAGAGTCACACTTCATTTACATTTGATGAGATTAGCGTTGATGCCACTGACGAACGACATTAAAATGCAGTTCCTCAAAACGGCTCTTTTGAAATATTGGGCTTCTAGCATAATTGCTCTTCTATTTTTAAACTTATTTCCTATCTGTTGGAACAATCTATTTCTCACAGTATATCAAAGAATCATAAATCACCAAATTTATGTTCGTGGTTAATCTCATTCGGAACGATTTAACAGATCTGTAGGTGAACGAAAATAACAATTTAAACAGATGCTTTCGCTTTGAATCTATAAAGCAAGTCTTCATGGAGCATTTGATGATACCCATCAATCTGaggaggaaaatatgttgactcaATTCATTCTCTTCAATACTATaaatgatttgatttgatttataTTGATGTGATGGACCTGAATAAGTATAGTGCTTTTAGTTTTTTGGTTAAATTGACTGATGAGATCCCTCTGTGAAAGACGAAAAGATTTAAAGAAAAGCGCAAACAAAAATGTTTACTATatgtcaaaaataaataaaattgattcATTTCACCTCATATTCAGATCTTAATTAAATCAATGACTATCAATGAATGTAATTGGGCCATGGATTAACCCAGAGTTCCTATGAAATAGGACCTAAAATAAAGGCATACAATCTCATTGGAAGATGGTGTTCACGTGAATGTCGTTTTCATGGTGGGTTCATGCAGAGCTTCTAAGAACAaggaccaaagattatagagtttatAATCTTTGGACAAGGACCTAAGAAATTGACCATCTAAATGGGCAGATCTGAAACCAACACCATCTGTCAAGtagattggtccctttcttaggtaCCAACTATCAGTTCTTATATAGTATAACTCTGTATGCTGTATGAACCCTACCTTATGGTGGGTGAAAGCCATCTGCCAATGTATGGTAGCTTTATaaggtcttagttcttagtaactcttTAAAGGAACCACCCTCAGAATTGGCTCATTTCTTAGGTCTTCTTAGGAATCTGCACGAACTTGTAATTGAACTCACTTAGGACATTTTGGATAataacactattcaacaagggttctcccacctaagagatttatattttttttgttaggtatccctcaccttattacaaaaataatagtactcgCGTTTGTTTAGCttccgttatcaaaataaaagacatgcgtgaattgtccatgttcgtacttctgtaccctacgatactttataaaataaacaaactattgaaacaagttcagtttctggcagcattgaatgactttgaaaaagaagcctggttgtcctttgtagaagtgaccaaaaattttcttggcaatcaaaAATCTCcacaatatgtaaatatcgtcaaaacgatgttactggctcatcaaaaaatgggatgcaacatgtccttaaagcccgtttgcaacagccgagaattctctggagaattctctacaaaattctcgcaagaaaacggcagagattattttgtatgcaagtgAACacagaattctaccgaaagtgcgtatgcaacggtatataattcacggcgcatgaattttcgagcaaattctctagagaattctcggctgttgcaaacgggcttaaaaatacactttttgcgatcacatattaatttctttccacaaaatatgggagccgtaagtgacgagcatggagagcgattccatcaagacatcgcgtcattcgaaaaacgctaccaaggcaaaggggaaccctctatgcttgctgattacactgatcgacaaaattatagctttgttctcccacctaaggaaaatatatatatttttaatctccgtagccaaggtataaacgcacgataaataaaaagtggaagttagctcttgttgttttttaataattatattcataatttttaacaaaataaattattaatgatccatcgttagagaaagactggagtcgtcctacagcagaaaagacaaaagatctaagcgattggaatcttttacaccattgcaaatattataatgcattgtttttgttaaaaatcatgaatataattattaaaaaacaacaagagctaacttccactttttatttatcgtgcgtttataccttggctacggagattaaaaatatatatattttccttaggtgggagaacaaagctataattttgtcgatcagtgtaaTTAGTGTTCGAGTCAGCTTCCATGAGTTTTATGCTCTCCCATATAGGGCCAGTCCATAAAAAAGCGATCAAAAGTCTAGCGAAACCTGCTGTGAAAATTTCAGATTCCACAACTAAAAATACATAGCTACATATACATAGCTGAATTGTGGCATAACATGTActtttgtagaaaaataaattGTGTCCCAATATATTTGtatatcataaatgatattAACTTCGAATTGCTCGAAAACTGGTATCACacatttgaaatataaaactttTCGAGTAAAGtttgatgaaaaattaaaaggaaataattttatatAGATTTCGGAAATAAACGTATTGAATTTGCGATGTTTTTGATCTGACCCTTTTGAGTATTCAATAGATAGTTTATATTCAAGGTTTTGACTTAATTTCATTGTGATATTCGAACATTGACATTAAAATAACCATATGAAATAGACGAGGAGTTACTCAAGATTGTTTTTCCCAAATAGGAGGTTGAGTAAGAAATGTTTGAATCAGTaaattcaaattaaattttACTTCATTATGATTTGATTACTTATTCATTCAAAAAACATGTTTTTCTATCTTCTATTCAAATATTTATCCAGGTCATCAACGTAGAAGCGAATGTTTATTTATCAGATAAGTGTAAAATTATATGAACTGTATTATTATgtatatgatgaaaaaataaaatacagtggtgcaaagattataatctttgcagTGATGGTTCCAGAAGTAATTTTTGGGGGGGGCTAATTTTATAGTTGAAACTCTGTAaggtgttgatataaaataggtaccttatatatttttaaaattaaaatatgagCTAAGTATATGTTGAAAAAACTACTTTGAAGCTTATCCTTACCATTATCTCTCAAGTTctctctagtaataaatctcgaaaattCTTCGTTTGGAATTTGTGAATTTGTTTATTTCATCCCACAATTCTCAATATTCAGGTGGTGTCTGCTATTGGGATATTGATTTTGAATGGTATATTCTTGAGTTTCGTACCAAAATCAATCTACCTGAGATTCTAAGAGAAGCAGGCTTGGTTGCTAGACGTTTTTTATCAGTCCGATGCAATATAATAATACTACAAACTATGGAAACGTCACTGACGTTTCAGAAACAAAATATTGCCAAATATTTAAGTCTTAAAAAAGGTAATTTTGCCTTTTACTCTGTTATTTCGAGTGTATCCACATTAATATTTCAGATGACCAATAAGCCATATATGTTCAACATGTTGGTTGAGCAGTCAATTAGAAATATAGCGAAAGCAGGGGTATTTTCAGCTGTATGTGGATACCTCTTCTGGAAATTCCGTTGCGATAGGCAGAAGAGAATTTATCGCGAGTTCCATGAGTAAATCGAATCATATACATATAATAGTAAAGTGCTTACTGTAATACCATACTTTTTTCAGGAATTATGATATCGACAAAGAATTTGAGAGAATGAGAGCTAAAAACCTGTTTCAATCCTGTTGATTACCTGAATACTGAAATCTGCTATTGTTTGTTCGTTTTATTAGCTTTAAAAAGACTAACATTTTTAATGTGTTTGCTCAATAAACATAGTTATTTGTTAATCTATCCCATCTACattatgaaaaaatcttttttccaTTCCACATTGGTATaaaaaagagaaatgaacaaaaatacaTATAAAACTTCAAATTTATTCAGCAAATGGATAACAcattataaaattattttctaactattttaacagatatcaataataatactagatataataatttcttcattttaaaaaaaatatgctCTATTATCACTCGAGATCTATCAACAATGGACTGTCCAATGCACCAGATCCTGCAGCCACGCCACCTTCATCTGATGAACTCAATTTTGTTCTGAGCATGTGGCCCACTTGGCGGTTCACAAGAATTTTTTGCGAGTCTCTGCAACAGCAATCATTGGAATGTTAATAAAATCAGATgtagaaactgaaatatttggaaaaCTTGATCGGGTGGAGGTTTATTCTATAAGTAAATTATTCTTCCTTTTAGAAAAGTTACCAGCTGAAATACTCAATCCGAgctttaacagatggcagattTCAACTAAATTGAATATAATTACCCAATCACGACTCCATAAATGCCGAGTTCTGAGATAACATCTACCAGGTCCGGTAGATCACCATCTCCTGGACGTACTATGTAGGACTTGGAAATTGGAGGATGTATTCTTTCCATTAATATCCAAGCAGTCCTCTCTttactatttttcatttctaacatTGCTTTCCTCACATCTGCTCCATATATATTATTGCCACCCCCTTCTCTCTGAGGTTTTagaacaaatcttgaaacagagAGTGAGACTACAAGAAACAATACAACCTAAAAACTAACCTTTCCGGTTCATCCAAAGCCATTTGGACTGCTTGGTCGCCGAACTCATCGAAGTCCAAACTATATAAACCTGTGAAAATTTCCTTGATAGCTTCTATCTTCTTAGCTTCTGTCAAAAACATATCCAATGCTCCACTCCTGGCTAATGCCTGCTGTACTTTTTTCGTTCCAGCTAGATGATACTGAATGGAGGGACATTTGATTGCTTGAGATCTGTAATGAAAATGTTTTTGTCAATCATAAATTCCTAAGCAATTTGCACAATACATGgaaaataacaaaattctaACTTTATTCACCTTTCTATTAACAGTCTTGCATCCCACTCTTTTTTAGTAGGATAAGCTTCAGGTTCATATCCCGATCTAAAGTAAACTACAGCAATATGCACATCTCctctaaaaaaaattcattataaCTTGTGATTATCAGTTCAATCCACAAGGAAGGTAGCTTACATCATTAATTCATTGTTTGGTCCCAATCTAGCTATCTTAGCAATTTCAACCAAAGTTTTTCTCACAACTTTAGTCTGTGGActcaatttataaatttcaaattcGTGAAATCTTTGATCACAAATATTAATTGTTACTTCTTCTACAACAAATAGTATCGCTGCATTTTCATTCCCATATATTTTCCAGGCCTCAATTAAACCTCCACATAAACCCTCAAGAGCATTGTTTTCTGGCaactgaaattattttaataaaactCATCGAGTCAATTCAAATTGCATATCATAGTGTCCCTTACATTGACGTTTTGGTCCCCGTATCCAAGTTGATGTAAAACAAACCTACAACAGATTATTGTTATAGAAATTCTTGAaagtatctttttcaaaaaacaaaaattagtgAAATTATTGCAGTATTCAAATTTTTGGAATAGGCAGTAATGAAACAACCAAGTCATGTCCCTGTTTCGCCTTTTATGGTCAAATGCTCCATCAGGGCTAAATTCCTCAAGACaaatattataatttgaaaCAAGAATGAAATGAATCCAGGAGTAACCTTTCATACaatcagaaaatttgaaattttgttaatAAGGATCAATATAGTCGTTGAATATACTCAACAAAATTTGTGGCATCTTCCATATGATGGCAATACTCAAACTCAAAATATTTCGtggacagaaaaaaaaatgatattttccatatttcattcaaaatgtATTCATCAGACAAGATTCTTCATATTAGTAGTAACAAAAAACAGATTTACCAAAACTGACTAATTCACTAGTTACATGCACATGTCAAATAACGAAgatgaaaaatcataaattgaaatgaattcatAAATATTCAAATGTAATCATAAAATACTGTGTGTTTAAGAATGAATATTCCTGCAAAAGAAAAAAGCATAGCATGGTGggttggaaatgaaagaaatttaCTTTTCAAATGTGGATGTTAGTAAAAATGATTACTATACCTAGAAGAGGAGGATCTGCGTATACTTAAACCTGCCAAACTTGAAGCAATAGTATTTATTTCCACCTGTTTGATTGAATTAGATGTTTTTGTATTCACCATATAGTCAGAACGTAACAAACCTAGGCTGATgcgctgaaaaaaaaaagtcgaAAAGCACATGAATAATGATGAAATTTTCCTCCTTATCCTAATGTTTGAATCATTGTTGGATTTAGATCATTTTTATGATTACATTATAGATATTAATAAATTTAATAATTATTAGCAACCCAACAAGagtacaaaaaaatttcatgcaCATACTATGTATTACCTAAAaacatctgaaaaaatattttaagaatATTCAATGCAGCTTTGGGTGAATCTTCCTATTATCAAGAGGGTTATTTCATTAAGATATTTTTGATGGCACTGACTCTTACAGCGGAAATTAAATACTAGATGAGATGAATTCACAGTTTGAAGTCATAGTGTGATAGGAATGGTATCCCGTTGTAATTTTGGCTTCCTTATTTTCATAGGAGTATTATGGAGCTTTGATAAAAAAGAATTTCATTACAGAAACAGATATAACAAGATTGTAGATTTCTGAAGAGAGGAAACTGTAATGTGTAGTCTCCATAAAAGATTGACTATTTGGGCACCATGCCTGTCAACTATCGATTTAGGTTGTTGACATTTTCTGTGAATCACAGTTGCTT comes from the Coccinella septempunctata chromosome 2, icCocSept1.1, whole genome shotgun sequence genome and includes:
- the LOC123308457 gene encoding glutathione synthetase-like isoform X1 — its product is MSLDPVYLPNPIPVPIPDEQLKEIVNKSRDWAIMHGAAMRNKKNFSKDSVQIAPYILIPSCFPRKEFNKAIALQPILNELMHRVAHDQLFLTECLRETIQVDEFTGNLFKIFETVQNEGITQPISLALLRSDLMLETIPIPFSCCKQVEINSIASGFGWLGPVSAEIHRFVLHQLGYGDQNVNLPENNALEGLCGGLIEAWKIYGNENAAILFVVEEVTINICDQRFHEFEIYKLSPQTKVVRKTLVEIAKIARLGPNNELMIGDVHIAVVYFRSGYEPEAYPTKKEWDARLLIERSQAIKCPSIQYHLAGTKKVQQALARSGALDMFLTEAKKIEAIKEIFTGLYSLDFDEFGDQAVQMALDEPERFVLKPQREGGGNNIYGADVRKAMLEMKNSKERTAWILMERIHPPISKSYIVRPGDGDLPDLVDVISELGIYGVVIGDSQKILVNRQVGHMLRTKLSSSDEGGVAAGSGALDSPLLIDLE
- the LOC123308457 gene encoding glutathione synthetase-like isoform X2; translated protein: MSLDPVYLPNPIPVPIPDEQLKEIVNKSRDWAIMHGAAMRNKKNFSKDSVQIAPYILIPSCFPRKEFNKAIALQPILNELMHRVAHDQLFLTECLRETIQVDEFTGNLFKIFETVQNEGITQRISLGLLRSDYMVNTKTSNSIKQVEINTIASSLAGLSIRRSSSSRFVLHQLGYGDQNVNLPENNALEGLCGGLIEAWKIYGNENAAILFVVEEVTINICDQRFHEFEIYKLSPQTKVVRKTLVEIAKIARLGPNNELMIGDVHIAVVYFRSGYEPEAYPTKKEWDARLLIERSQAIKCPSIQYHLAGTKKVQQALARSGALDMFLTEAKKIEAIKEIFTGLYSLDFDEFGDQAVQMALDEPERFVLKPQREGGGNNIYGADVRKAMLEMKNSKERTAWILMERIHPPISKSYIVRPGDGDLPDLVDVISELGIYGVVIGDSQKILVNRQVGHMLRTKLSSSDEGGVAAGSGALDSPLLIDLE